Proteins from one Penicillium digitatum chromosome 2, complete sequence genomic window:
- a CDS encoding Amino acid transporter, putative, giving the protein MEEAALGVGSSGGHQNAMRRRATRGRPGDVVGEASWTSSVINLVNTIIGAGVLAMPLAISRMGIVLGVCVILWSAVTAGFGLYLQSLCAQYLDRGSASFFALSQLTYPNAAVVFDCAIAIKCFGVGVSYLIIIGDLMPGVVQGFVGSEPGYDFLVDRHFWVTAFMLIVIPISYLRRLDSLKYTSVAALMSMAYLVVLVVYKFVQGDTMEDRGPIRVGHWAGAVPTLSSLPVIVFAFTCHQNMFSILNEIANNSHFRTTAVVFASAGSAAATYILVAITGYLSFGNSVGGNIVGMYPPGVYATIGRAAIVMLVVFSYPLQCHPCRASVDAVLKWRPRPQISRTESSPNRYPLLGPRGNRTPEPMSDLRFSIITTTILILSYVVAMTVSSLESVLAYVGSTGSTSISFILPGLFYYKISSPDSPTYRGFMKEDDEAEDDLLGEDEGDDGEDSLARSLTESRHLLRGTRHWRKTLLRRLSLALALYGLLVMVVCLVTNTFFKASH; this is encoded by the exons ATGGAGGAGGCCGCGCTCGGGGTTGGCTCATCTGGGGGACACCAGAATGCGATGCGAAG GCGTGCAACCCGCGGAAGACCTGGAGATGTTGTGGGCGAGGCCAGTTGGACCAGTAGTGTGATCAACCTGGTCAACACCA TTATCGGTGCTGGTGTGCTTGCGATGCCCCTTGCCATTTCCCGTATGGGAATCGTCCTCGGTGTCTGCGTGATTCTGTGGTCTGCAGTCACAGCAGGATTCGGCCTTTACCTGCAATCACTATGCGCGCAATACCTAGACCGTGGAAGCGCCTCATTCTTTGCGCTATCGCAATTGACATACCCCAACGCGGCCGTGGTCTTTGACTGTGCAATTGCGATCAAATGTTTCGGCGTCGGCGTCAGCTATCTCATCATCATTGGAGATCTCATGCCGGGGGTGGTACAAGGCTTCGTCGGCAGCGAGCCAGGATACGATTTCTTGGTGGACCGCCACTTTTGGGTTACAGCTTTTAT GTTGATCGTGATTCCTATTTCCTATCTGCGCCGCTTAGATTCTTTAAAATATACCAGTGTTGCGGCCTTGATGTCTATGGCCTATTTGGTTGTCTTGGTTGTGTATAAGTTTGTCCAAGGAGACACAATGGAGGATCGAGGCCCGATTCGCGTGGGCCATTGGGCGGGTGCAGTGCCGACTCTCAGCAGTCTGCCAGTTATTGTTTTTGCATTTACCTGTCATCAAAAC ATGTTTTCCATCCTCAACGAAATTGCCAACAACAGCCATTTCCGCACAACTGCCGTTGTCTTCGCGAGCGCCGGTAGCGCAGCTGCAACCTATATCCTCGTCGCTATCACCGGGTACTTATCATTTGGCAACAGTGTAGGCGGCAATATCGTCGGCATGTACCCACCCGGCGTGTACGCAACGATCGGCCGCGCTGCAATCGTCATGCTAGTAGTTTTCTCCTATCCACTACAATGCCACCCGTGTCGAGCCTCAGTCGATGCTGTCCTAAAATGGCGTCCCAGACCACAAATCAGTCGCACAGAGAGCTCTCCAAATCGATACCCACTCCTAGGCCCGCGCGGAAACCGCACGCCAGAGCCAATGAGCGATCTTCGCTTCTCCATCATCACAACCACTATCTTGATTCTGAGCTACGTAGTTGCCATGACGGTGTCCTCCCTTGAATCTGTGCTTGCATATGTCGGAAGTACGGGCAGCACGAGCATCAGCTTCATCCTCCCGGGCTTGTTCTACTATAAGATCTCCTCGCCCGACTCGCCTACCTACCGAGGCTTTATgaaggaggatgatgaggcgGAGGATGATCTTTTGGGAGAAGACGAAGGTGATGATGGCGAGGATTCCCTTGCTCGCTCGTTGACCGAAAGTCGCCATTTACTCCGTGGCACCCGCCACTGGCGCAAGACACTGCTTCGCCGACTCAGTTTGGCGTTGGCACTCTACGGCCTCCTGGTTATGGTTGTGTGTCTGGTTACGAACACATTCTTTAAAGCCTCGCATTAA
- a CDS encoding Bax inhibitor 1-like protein, with the protein MAANTRYEPAPQRDSLDDPSYSQAPPSYQATAEPAPRSENDNLPDDFKFGGTVAEGTIDIRMQFVRKVYSILTAQLLLTTILSSISFFNASYRVWIQSNFWLMIISVFGALGFMLATFWKRKSYPANLLFLSGFTILEAYSISVATSFYDAKVVVQALALTLGIFVALTLFACQTKYDFTDWMPYLFGALWFMVLFGFVAMFIPFNSTIEIIYGVLGALVFSGYILVDTQLVMRHYHVEEEIAASISLYLDVLNLFMSILRILNGANNNN; encoded by the exons ATGGCTGCAAACACCAGATATGAGCCCGCTCCTCAGCGGGACTCCTTGGATGATCCATCCTACTCCCAAGCCCCTCCCTCCTACCAGGCTACAGCGGAGCCAGCGCCTCGCAGCGAGAACGACAATCTCCCAGATGATTTCAAG TTCGGAGGCACCGTAGCGGAAGGAACGATTGACATCCGTATGCAATTCGTGCGCAAAGTATACTCTATTCT AACGGCACAACTCCTCCTCACAACGATCCTCAGCTCAATCTCCTTCTTCAACGCCTCCTACCGCGTCTGGATCCAGTCCAACTTCTGGTTGATGATAATCTCCGTCTTCGGTGCTCTGGGCTTCATGCTTGCAACATTCTGGAAGCGAAAGTCCTACCCGGCAAACCTCCTTTTCCTATCAGGCTTCACTATCCTCGAAGCGTACTCCATTAGCGTGGCGACATCTTTCTACGATGCGAAGGTAGTGGTGCAAGCGCTCGCCCTGACGCTTGGAATATTCGTCGCCTTGACGCTATTCGCATGCCAGACAAAGTACGATTTCACCGACTGGATGCCATACCTGTTCGGCGCGTTGTGGTTCATGGTCTTATTCGGGTTCGTGGCTATGTTCATCCCGTTCAATAGCACCATTGAAATCATCTATGGTGTGCTTGGCGCGCTTGTCTTTTCGGGTTATATTCTCGTCGATACGCAGCTGGTTATGCGGCACTATCATGTTGAGGAAGAGATCGCTGCTTCGATCTCGCTTTATCTCGATGTGCTTAACTTGTTTATGTCCATTCTGCGGATTTTGAACGGTGCTAACAACAATAATTAA
- a CDS encoding Short-chain dehydrogenase/reductase SDR — MALSVKGRSAIITGAGSGINFSFAKLLVENGCNVLIADLALRPEAQALADKHKTGPARVVFQETNVVDWVQLERMFEVAEKEFGEIDIVCPGAGVYEPNWSNFWRPPHSAESKDPSSGGRYALVDINITHPIRTTQLAIAHFLNNRASGGPKHIVHISSIAGQNAMLSTPIYCVTKHAINGFVRSLAKLDKKLGIRITAVAPGLIKTPLWTDHPEKLKMISDSADAWVTPEEVAEVMLALVQQEQVGEIIGDRSGRGPQFKVEGGTILEVSKTVRAVSQFNDPGPGDRPGSTPSDQTTTDEETFQLLSLKGWGLPKL, encoded by the exons ATGGCTCTCTCAGTGAAGGGAAGATCTGCCATAATAACTGGAGCTGGCTCCG GCATCAACTTCAGTTTTGCCAAATTGCTAGTGGAaaacggctgcaatgtcctAATCGCAGATCTAGCCTTGCGTCCCGAGGCGCAAGCGCTAGCTGATAAGCACAAGACCGGTCCCGCACGAGTGGTCTTCCAAGAGACTAATGTGGTTGACTGGGTCCAGCTCGAGCGGATGTTCGAAGTTGCGGAGAAGGAATTCGGAGAGATTGACATTGTGTGCCCGGGGGCGGGAGTCTACGAGCCG AACTGGAGCAACTTCTGGCGCCCGCCTCACTCAGCCGAAAGTAAGGACCCATCCTCTGGCGGCCGGTACGCCTTGGTTGATATCAACATCACCCACCCGATCCGCACGACGCAGCTGGCGATTGCTCATTTCCTGAACAATCGTGCCAGCGGTGGCCCGAAGCATATCGTTCATATCTCAAGCATTGCAGGACAGAATGCGATGCTCTCGACTCCGATTTACTGCGTCACGAAGCACGCTATTAACGGCTTCGTGCGCTCGCTCGCCAAGCTTGACAAGAAGCTTGGGATCCGAATCACGGCTGTGGCTCCTGGTCTTATCAAGACACCGCTCTGGACTGATCATCCGGAGAAGTTAAAGATGATCAGTGATAGTGCCGATGCGTGGGTAACGCCTGAAGAAGTGGCGGAGGTGATGTTGGCGCTTGTGCAGCAGGAACAGGTGGGTGAGATAATTGGGGACCGGTCGGGTCGTGGACCACAATTTAAGGTAGAGGGAGGTACAATTCTGGAAGTTTCAAAGACAGTGCGAGCTGTCAGTCAGTTCAATGATCCAGGCCCTGGCGATCGGCCTGGAAGCACTCCGTCGGATCAAACTACGACTGACGAAGAGACTTTTCAACTTTTGTCGCTGAAAGGATGGGGGTTGCCTAAGCTTTAG
- a CDS encoding DUF1479 domain protein, with protein MLMSFVLKSTVRAASTSAQTTKAAGDISSVFPSLRPDYKPEALPARFQKLKASIFEENKDAITKSWERLLPSLDKEVQNIKAKGSDIIPSINYSDVVSGNVSKAALTEIRHRGSVVVHNVVPRDQAIEYKQRIRDYVAANKERVKAFPADSPAVYELYWTPSQAEARGHESMLNTQRFMQQLWHSSNPNSKISTTHPITYADRLRIRNPGDSKFTLGPHIDGGSLERWEDPEYSRVYTNILEGKWEKYDAWDARYRLKANMDLYNGAGACSMLRFFQAWLSMSDTKPGEGSLHVCPMINHSTAYTILRPFFNTETSKPALDATFPGSVPGACQEYNPVTHPHLNLETTMVSVPQVAPGDFVAWHCDSLHSVDKEHRGTQDSSVMYIPATPLCNMNVEYLLKQRQASQSYSPPWDFPGAGGPGESGFNGAMDWSALRPEGQRAMGLGTTPWEITDTMCEGEKEAIRYANKACFGV; from the exons ATGTTGATGTCTTTTGTTCTAAAATCAACTGTCCGAGCCGCCTCCACTTCCGCCCAGACCACTAAGGCCGCTGGTGATATCTCATCGGTTTTTCCTAGCTTGAGGCCCGACTACAAACCAGAAGCTCTTCCCGCACGGTTTCAAAAACTAAAGGCAAGCATATTTGAGGAGAATAAAGACGCAATTACAAAAAGTTGGGAGCGATTGCTTCCTAGCTTGGATAAAGAAGTGCAAAATATCAAGGCAAAGGGCAGCGAC ATCATCCCTTCAATTAATTACTCTGATGTGGTTTCTGGAAATGTGTCCAAAGCCGCATTAACAGAGATCCGCCACCGAGGCAGCGTGGTCGTCCACAACGTAGTACCCCGGGACCAAGCCATAGAATACAAGCAGAGGATTCGCGACTATGTGGCCGCCAATAAGGAGCGAGTGAAAGCCTTCCCAGCTGACTCCCCAGCTGTCTACGAGCTGTACTGGACTCCATCGCAGGCCGAAGCTCGCGGCCACGAAAGCATGCTCAACACCCAGCGCTTCATGCAGCAGCTATGGCATTCATCTAACCCTAACAGCAAGATCTCAACCACCCACCCTATCACCTACGCAGACCGTCTACGCATCCGCAATCCAGGTGACTCGAAGTTTACTCTTGGTCCGCACATTGACGGGGGTTCCCTCGAGCGCTGGGAAGACCCCGAGTACTCTCGAGTCTACACCAATATCCTCGAAGGAAAATGGGAGAAGTACGACGCCTGGGATGCGCGATACCGTCTCAAGGCCAATATGGACTTGTACAACGGTGCCGGTGCATGTTCAATGCTGCGATTCTTCCAGGCCTGGTTATCTATGTCGGACACTAAACCCGGTGAGGGCTCGTTGCACGTCTGCCCCATGATCAACCACAGCACAGCGTACACTATTCTACGTCCCTTCTTCAACACGGAGACTTCAAAACCGGCCCTGGATGCTACATTCCCGGGCTCCGTACCTGGTGCTTGTCAGGAGTACAACCCCGTCACGCACCCCCATCTCAATCTCGAGACTACCATGGTTTCAGTACCGCAGGTTGCGCCTGGTGATTTTGTCGCGTGGCACTGCGATTCTCTGCACTCTGTGGACAAAGAACACCGGGGAACCCAGGACTCCAGTGTTATGTACATTCCCGCTACCCCACTGTGCAATATGAATGTTGAGTACCTTCTTAAACAGCGCCAGGCTTCGCAGAGCTATTCACCTCCGTGGGATTTCCCCGGTGCTGGTGGACCCGGTGAGTCCGGATTCAATGGTGCTATGGATTGGTCGGCACTGAGACCGGAAGGTCAGCGTGCTATGGGTTTAGGTACCACTCCTTGGGAGATTACCGATACCATGTGCGAGGGTGAGAAGGAAGCTATTCGGTATGCTAACAAGGCCTGTTTCGGAGTTTGA